A DNA window from Methanocorpusculum sp. contains the following coding sequences:
- a CDS encoding thiamine pyrophosphate-dependent enzyme, translating to MKAEDLFASAVLHAADVCYAVPGYPVTDLAEKCGAEYTVNEKIALEYALGASLSGKRAVVIVKNAGMNTLSDPLVSTTYQGLRSGVVIIAGDDTEVRGSQTRQDSREYGDVASVLVLEPKTNELCLSIEAAMQSSETYSRVVIIRVTPAVLDADIPEVSIPERRNGSGPLFPDDLTMKGRCEYAENITADMKDDQTRQMIVPETFAARGHFRTLCKNCPYKPLFRILKSTLSLNKTAAICDTGCSLLSKNPPFCFSLANYGLGSSPAVASKSTKVALMGDYAVLHSGLNALIDICEKQGSLFCIILKNRKLAMTGGQDCPDILPYLVPFTPTVVSAADPCLEELIEKGVVENTGLVILVIEGECPSGENHETIEC from the coding sequence ATGAAGGCTGAAGATCTTTTTGCATCCGCTGTTTTACATGCGGCGGATGTTTGTTACGCAGTTCCCGGCTATCCGGTCACGGATCTTGCAGAGAAGTGCGGTGCCGAATACACTGTCAATGAAAAGATCGCTCTTGAGTATGCTCTTGGGGCGTCTCTTTCCGGGAAAAGAGCTGTGGTCATCGTCAAAAATGCCGGTATGAACACTCTTTCTGATCCATTGGTCAGCACGACTTATCAGGGACTCAGGTCCGGAGTCGTGATCATTGCCGGTGATGATACTGAGGTTCGCGGTTCCCAGACACGGCAGGATTCCCGTGAGTATGGGGATGTTGCCTCGGTCCTGGTACTTGAACCAAAAACGAATGAACTCTGCCTCTCGATTGAGGCGGCCATGCAGAGTTCGGAAACCTACTCGAGGGTCGTGATCATCCGGGTGACCCCCGCGGTTTTGGATGCGGATATTCCGGAGGTTTCCATTCCTGAACGAAGAAATGGGTCTGGACCATTATTTCCGGATGATCTGACGATGAAAGGGCGGTGCGAATACGCAGAGAACATCACCGCCGATATGAAAGATGATCAGACCCGGCAGATGATCGTTCCTGAGACATTTGCAGCAAGAGGCCATTTTCGAACTCTCTGTAAAAACTGTCCGTACAAACCGCTCTTTCGCATCCTGAAAAGCACGCTTTCGCTGAATAAGACCGCCGCGATCTGCGATACCGGCTGCTCGCTTCTTTCAAAGAACCCGCCTTTTTGTTTCTCACTCGCAAACTATGGGCTCGGCTCTTCTCCCGCGGTTGCTTCGAAGAGCACGAAGGTCGCTCTCATGGGCGATTATGCGGTTTTGCACTCAGGTCTGAATGCTCTCATAGATATTTGCGAAAAGCAAGGCTCTCTGTTCTGCATTATTTTGAAAAACAGAAAACTGGCCATGACCGGCGGTCAGGACTGCCCGGATATTCTGCCCTATCTGGTCCCATTTACCCCTACTGTCGTTTCCGCCGCCGATCCGTGCCTTGAAGAGTTGATTGAAAAAGGAGTTGTCGAAAACACCGGACTCGTAATTCTGGTCATCGAAGGGGAATGCCCCTCTGGAGAAAATCATGAAACCATTGAATGTTGA
- a CDS encoding 3-isopropylmalate dehydratase, with translation MILSGHAVVIGEDVDTDMIIAGRYLRTTDRSIWVEHAFEDYDRSIAGRLNGSILVAGKNIGCGSSREQAAAALKEAGVRAVVAPSFARIFFRNCVNLGLYVFEADVVCEDGDIISFDTDDSYVKTSDSVYQAKPLSNRMKEILSAGGLNAYLSSRGEP, from the coding sequence ATGATTCTATCAGGACATGCCGTGGTGATCGGTGAGGATGTGGATACCGATATGATCATCGCCGGGCGTTATCTTAGGACGACTGATCGTTCGATATGGGTGGAGCATGCCTTTGAAGATTATGATAGGAGTATTGCCGGAAGACTAAACGGTTCTATACTGGTTGCCGGGAAAAACATCGGGTGCGGATCATCCCGCGAGCAGGCGGCAGCAGCTCTCAAGGAAGCGGGGGTTCGTGCCGTCGTTGCTCCTTCTTTTGCTCGGATATTTTTCCGGAACTGTGTTAATCTTGGATTATATGTATTTGAGGCGGATGTCGTGTGTGAGGATGGGGATATCATTTCCTTTGACACCGATGATTCGTATGTCAAAACATCAGATTCCGTTTATCAGGCAAAACCTCTCTCAAATCGTATGAAGGAGATACTGTCTGCCGGCGGTCTGAATGCCTATCTTTCTAGTCGGGGTGAACCGTGA
- a CDS encoding homocitrate synthase family protein, whose amino-acid sequence MKPLNVEICDVTLRDGEQTPGVSFTCEEKQDIAQRLSDIGIDIIEAGFPSVSEYEKRSVRSIVEMDLPSEICCLSRCVQSDIDAAIDCGVDLVSLFFATSDLHLRIKYKKTREEMLDLALGMLDYALDHGIKVRFSAEDASRTDVGFLKEMYAKGAERGASYSSYADTVGCMTPISMYETVLELNAGLKNPLCVHCHNDMGFASANTFTAAQAGAFQLHTTVNGIGERCGNASLEEVLVALRMQGGVDRYDLSALQSLSRTVETYSGIKIAKTKPVVGEHAFCHESGIHIAALIQDRNTYEYYPPEMVGSEQKFILGKHTGRKGLEYILTTIGYSPVPGEVDVILERIKSISETKQSITQDVLLSVITETRQETELQKTSGSDKARTG is encoded by the coding sequence ATGAAACCATTGAATGTTGAGATATGCGATGTAACGCTCAGGGATGGTGAACAGACACCTGGCGTGTCGTTCACCTGCGAAGAAAAACAGGATATCGCCCAACGCCTTTCCGATATCGGAATCGATATCATCGAAGCAGGATTTCCCAGCGTATCCGAGTATGAAAAGCGCAGCGTCAGATCCATCGTCGAGATGGATCTGCCGTCCGAGATCTGCTGTTTATCCCGCTGTGTCCAAAGCGATATCGACGCGGCGATAGACTGTGGTGTCGATCTTGTCAGTCTGTTTTTTGCCACGTCGGATCTGCATCTCCGTATAAAATACAAAAAGACCCGGGAAGAGATGCTTGATCTTGCTCTTGGCATGCTGGATTATGCTCTCGATCACGGAATAAAGGTCAGGTTCTCCGCCGAGGATGCGTCGAGGACCGACGTCGGATTTTTGAAAGAGATGTATGCAAAAGGAGCTGAGCGTGGAGCTTCATATAGCAGTTATGCCGATACGGTCGGCTGTATGACGCCTATTTCAATGTACGAGACCGTGCTTGAACTGAACGCCGGGCTGAAAAATCCTCTGTGTGTTCACTGTCACAATGACATGGGTTTTGCGAGTGCAAATACGTTTACTGCAGCCCAGGCGGGGGCATTTCAGCTTCACACGACCGTTAACGGCATCGGCGAACGATGCGGGAACGCTTCTCTTGAGGAAGTTCTCGTCGCACTCAGGATGCAGGGGGGTGTTGACCGATATGATCTGTCTGCTCTTCAGTCTCTTTCACGGACTGTGGAAACCTATTCCGGTATCAAAATTGCAAAGACAAAACCAGTTGTGGGTGAGCATGCCTTCTGTCATGAAAGCGGGATCCACATCGCTGCTTTGATCCAGGACAGAAATACGTATGAGTATTATCCGCCCGAGATGGTCGGATCCGAGCAGAAGTTCATTCTCGGAAAACATACCGGAAGAAAAGGACTCGAGTATATTCTGACGACCATTGGATACAGCCCTGTCCCAGGTGAGGTCGATGTAATTTTGGAGCGGATCAAATCGATCAGCGAGACAAAACAGAGTATCACTCAGGATGTTCTTCTCTCGGTAATTACTGAGACAAGACAGGAAACTGAATTACAAAAGACGTCAGGTTCGGATAAAGCCAGGACGGGATGA
- a CDS encoding aconitase/3-isopropylmalate dehydratase large subunit family protein, producing MNMAGTLSERILGSAEGTYVDRMVDRAFAHDGTGAQALVAFEDFRIPDKTVVHPEKLSIIYDHISPANNSVTANLQGNLRTFSRQNGMQFHDVGCGICHQIMSEGGCLPNEIVVGADSHSCTLGALGAFATGVGATDMAGIWATGGTWFRVPESIGIVLSGKLSGHAEPKDVALSYVKALGMDGGTYKALEFIGDGAAGMPVEGRLTLSNMAVETGAKVGLFYADALTREHLLVYGANEKTIHMQKPDDCAYESEVHIDLDNIEPLLAVPHRVDNAVSVTQYSGTQIDQVFVGTCTNGRFEDLKRFADIVRGKKVAIRTIVTPASKDVYAKAVATGVLSDILEAGCVICPPGCGPCLGAHMGVLGEGEVGLSTANRNFKNRMGVDAEYYLCSPSTAAISALYGEIRSPDELEGGVN from the coding sequence ATGAATATGGCAGGAACACTTTCAGAACGGATCCTCGGGTCTGCCGAAGGAACGTATGTTGACCGGATGGTCGATCGTGCATTTGCCCATGACGGGACCGGCGCCCAGGCACTGGTTGCATTTGAAGACTTCCGGATCCCGGACAAGACCGTAGTTCATCCGGAAAAACTGTCTATTATATATGATCACATCTCGCCGGCGAATAACTCGGTCACGGCCAATCTTCAGGGAAATCTTCGGACGTTTTCCCGACAGAACGGGATGCAGTTTCATGATGTCGGCTGCGGGATCTGTCATCAGATAATGAGTGAAGGAGGCTGTCTTCCAAATGAGATAGTTGTCGGGGCAGATTCACATTCATGCACTCTTGGAGCACTGGGTGCATTTGCGACCGGGGTCGGAGCAACCGATATGGCGGGGATCTGGGCTACCGGTGGGACCTGGTTTAGAGTTCCAGAGTCGATAGGTATTGTGCTTTCAGGCAAACTGTCTGGTCATGCTGAGCCGAAGGATGTCGCACTATCTTATGTAAAGGCGCTTGGAATGGACGGCGGGACCTACAAAGCTCTGGAGTTTATCGGTGATGGGGCTGCCGGCATGCCTGTCGAAGGAAGACTGACCCTTTCAAATATGGCTGTTGAGACCGGGGCGAAAGTTGGTCTTTTCTATGCGGATGCATTGACCCGGGAACATTTGTTAGTATATGGTGCGAATGAAAAAACGATTCATATGCAGAAACCCGACGACTGTGCCTATGAATCAGAAGTACATATTGACCTCGATAACATTGAACCGCTTCTCGCGGTTCCTCACCGGGTCGATAATGCCGTATCAGTGACACAGTATTCGGGCACTCAAATCGATCAGGTATTCGTCGGTACTTGTACAAACGGGCGGTTTGAGGATCTTAAACGGTTCGCTGATATTGTCAGGGGCAAAAAAGTCGCTATCAGAACGATCGTTACGCCTGCTTCAAAGGATGTTTATGCAAAAGCCGTAGCAACAGGCGTTCTGTCCGATATCCTCGAGGCGGGGTGTGTCATATGTCCGCCGGGCTGCGGTCCCTGTCTTGGGGCACATATGGGTGTCCTTGGCGAAGGCGAGGTGGGTCTTTCAACAGCGAACCGGAATTTCAAAAATCGGATGGGTGTCGATGCCGAGTACTATCTCTGTTCTCCCTCGACGGCTGCTATTAGCGCTCTCTATGGTGAGATCAGATCTCCAGATGAACTGGAAGGGGGGGTGAACTGA
- a CDS encoding radical SAM protein → MIQRAETEHSKELGCAKHLLLAIGSANVIGVSLPASLSSHAGPGAGQGRSVFFSDGVSRIRLTLDENSPVLIENSGETAVLTFDGPGGLISVEGFVEKTGCHCPKQAYITINEGCIFSCRYCNVPNLDKHIKTPDEIASLISDAVRRENVECISLTSGVVGTMQEEDERLFAILERVRPFGLPIGVSVYPTPGLSQRLFELGVSEVKFNLETATGKLFAEMCPSLDRDVLCNALKEAVGIFGKNRVYTNIILGLGESKAEMKQCITHCLENGVIPIIRPLTPSAQLSHFSRPLAEDILSISEFLQSELLRFGLDPSASKTMCAKCMGCDLTPMTDLHLGEVTP, encoded by the coding sequence ATGATCCAGAGGGCAGAGACCGAACATTCGAAGGAACTCGGCTGCGCTAAGCACCTGCTTCTAGCGATCGGCTCTGCAAATGTTATTGGCGTTTCCCTTCCGGCTTCTTTGTCATCTCACGCGGGACCTGGTGCCGGACAAGGCAGATCGGTATTTTTCTCCGACGGTGTTTCCCGGATACGGTTAACGCTGGATGAGAATAGTCCGGTTCTGATCGAAAACTCCGGAGAAACCGCTGTCCTAACGTTCGATGGACCTGGTGGTCTCATCTCTGTCGAAGGATTTGTGGAGAAAACCGGTTGTCACTGTCCAAAACAGGCATATATCACGATAAATGAAGGCTGTATCTTCTCGTGCAGATATTGTAATGTCCCAAACCTGGATAAACACATTAAAACGCCTGATGAGATAGCTTCACTCATTTCAGATGCAGTCAGACGGGAAAATGTTGAGTGTATTTCTCTTACGAGCGGTGTTGTCGGCACAATGCAGGAAGAAGATGAACGGCTTTTTGCCATTCTGGAACGGGTGAGACCCTTTGGTCTCCCGATCGGCGTTTCAGTTTATCCGACTCCCGGTCTTTCTCAAAGGCTCTTTGAACTCGGTGTTTCCGAGGTGAAGTTCAATCTCGAGACCGCGACCGGGAAATTATTTGCTGAGATGTGTCCGAGTCTTGACCGGGATGTGTTATGCAATGCCCTTAAAGAAGCGGTCGGTATCTTTGGAAAAAACCGTGTTTATACCAACATCATTCTGGGTCTTGGCGAGTCAAAAGCCGAGATGAAACAGTGCATCACGCACTGTCTGGAAAACGGCGTGATCCCGATCATCCGGCCCCTGACTCCGTCAGCGCAGCTCTCTCATTTTTCCCGTCCTTTGGCTGAAGATATTCTCAGCATCTCTGAATTCCTGCAGAGCGAACTTCTACGTTTCGGGCTTGACCCGTCAGCATCCAAAACCATGTGCGCAAAGTGTATGGGTTGTGATCTGACTCCGATGACTGATTTACACTTAGGGGAAGTGACACCATGA